A part of Perognathus longimembris pacificus isolate PPM17 chromosome 18, ASM2315922v1, whole genome shotgun sequence genomic DNA contains:
- the LOC125366926 gene encoding beta-defensin 108B-like produces the protein MKPAVLLVFILCQVLPVRGKLKESCERPNGSCQIYCIETEVYVGRCLDNRFCCLPLGKHPRIENTTPRSH, from the exons ATGAAGCCTGCTGTCCTCCTTGTCTTCATTCTCTGCCAAGTTCTACCAG TCAGAGGCAAGCTCAAGGAAAGCTGTGAGCGACCCAATGGCTCCTGCCAAATATACTGCATTGAAACGGAGGTGTATGTGGGACGATGTTTAGACAACAGATTCTGCTGCCTGCCCCTGGGCAAGCATCCCAGAATCGAGAACACCACCCCCAGGAGTCACTGA